One Oryzomonas sagensis DNA segment encodes these proteins:
- a CDS encoding cytochrome C yields MRKLIILVTLFTLVIAAVADARIRVKGRGDRMNFDPDSIPANYRASFDLMSRKCVKCHTMERTVIAVQTGRAPITGQPFDRQAVKAYGIKMLRKPNSNMNKQEIREVVILLNYLLDENAR; encoded by the coding sequence ATGCGGAAGCTCATCATACTGGTCACGCTCTTCACGCTTGTCATTGCCGCGGTTGCCGACGCACGCATCAGGGTAAAGGGACGCGGGGACAGAATGAATTTCGATCCCGACAGCATCCCGGCCAACTACAGGGCATCGTTCGATCTCATGTCGCGGAAATGCGTCAAGTGCCACACCATGGAACGGACCGTCATTGCCGTGCAGACCGGGAGGGCTCCCATCACCGGCCAGCCCTTTGACCGGCAGGCGGTAAAAGCCTATGGCATCAAGATGCTGCGGAAACCCAATTCCAACATGAACAAACAAGAGATCAGGGAGGTTGTCATACTGTTGAATTACCTGCTTGACGAG